One Williamsia phyllosphaerae genomic window, TCGACGTCCTCGCCTGCGAACAGTCGGACGATGGACTCGACCACCTCGCCGATCGCCTCCGGTGGGGTCTGCTCGGTCGCGTCGAACCCGCGGAGGTAGTCGACGACATCGCGCGCGTCCGGCTCGGGCAAGGCGACGGCGACGATGCGGTCCTCGAGATCCCAGGCCAGTCCGCAGGTCCCCAGCGCGGTGTCGAACAGCGCGAACCCCCGGTCGCGGAAGTTCACTTCTTCTCGTTCATCACGAGACGGTGTTCTGCCATGAACGGTGCCGGATACCCCGGCTTGGGCCGCACCTCGCCGAGCCAATCTGCCAGTGCGTCGGCACGCGCGCTCAGGTCTTTCGTCGCCGCGCGCGGAAGTTTCTCCAACGGGTGCAGCCCGATCGAGCCGTCCGGTCGGAAGAACCATCCGCCGACGATCCGACCGTCCCACCAGATGCTCTGCCCGCCGTTGCCGTTGCGGTCGAACATCTCCGCGCCGTGCGCACCGAGGTACCACCCGCGCTCCTTCCACCCCATGGTGGTGGGGTCGAGCTCGGGCAGCACGGCCCCGGTCGGCGGCACCGGCTCCACGGGTTCGAGGTCGTCGGGCAGCAGGTATCCGGGCTCGAACCGGTCGGTGTCTACCTCGATGTCCACCTCCACCGCGTCGAGCTGCGCCAACGCGGTCCGGACGGCCTTCTTGGTCGATCCCAACCACCACACGATGTCGGTCTCGGTACCGGGCCCGAACGACCGCAGCCACCGCTCCACCATGGCCCGGTGTCCGGCCTCGGGATCGGCGAGAACCAGTTCAGTCCCCAGCCAGCGCGACATCGACGACCACCGCGGCCGGGAGACATGCCAGCCCGCGGTGTTCGGTCCGCGGACGATGTCGCCGGCCGCGCTCATCATGTTCAGCACCCGCGGGCCCATCGGGGACGACCCGCCCCACGTATCGAGCGGACCGGCGACGATGACACCGTCGAGTTGCGGAAGACGTTTGCGCAGTTCCGACGACGACGCGAGGGTGCCGTCGGACAGCTCGGCGACGACGGCCGACCGCGCCGTGTCGATCCACCCCTCGGGATCATCGAAGTCGGGGCTGCGCCGCAGATCGCGCAGCATGTTGGTCCGCTCGCTCGCCGCCACCCGCGGACCGACCGCGCTCACCGCGTCGGCGAGGGTCGCACGGTCGACGACGAACACGGTGCGACGCATCGCGAGCTGCTTGACGAGAGAACGCGACTCGTACAGCAGGGCCTGGAGATCATCGGGCACGAAACCCGTTGTGCGCGCCCACACCGACATGAACACCGTCGGCGGGCAGGTGGCGTGCAGCGCGACGACCGCCCGGGCCACCTCGAGCGCGTCGTCGGCGCGGTCGGCGTCGGTCAGCAGGTGCCGTCGCAGCATGCGAGCACGCCTCTGCGCCGCGGTGACTCGCAACCGGGTGGACATCGACGCGCGGGTCAGCTCTGCGGGATGGCCGCGATCGCCTCGATCTCGACGAGTTGACCGTCGTGGGCGAGCACGGTGACACCGATCAGGGTGCCCGCCGGCTTGTGGGCACCGAAGGCCTCGACCACCGCGTCCCAGGCCACCGAGAGGTCGGCCTGCAGCCCCTCGGCGACGTAGACCGTCACCTTGGCCACGTCCGAGAGCGAGGCGCCCGCCTCGGACAGGATGGTGGTGAGGTTGAGCATGCACTGGCGCGCCTGGGCCTGCACATCGCCGGGCCCGAAGGTCGATCCGTCGGCCTCGGTGGGTGCAGCGCCGGCGGTGAAGATGATCGATCCGGGCAACGCCGTTGCGCTGTAGGTGAATCCACCGTCGTAGAGCGTCTCGGAGCCGTTCAGGCGTAACTGCGACATGGGGACCACCCTACGTCGTCGCCCTCCGGTGGCCCTCGTATCCGAGTAGCGTCGGTCTGTGTCCCGGATCTCGGGGTACCGCAGCGTCTCCAGCATCGGGCCTGTTCCGCTATCGATGAAGGAGCGCCGCATGGCCGCATCCACACCGGTGATCTTCGTCCACGGCCTCTGGCTGCACTCGTCCACCTGGAAACCCTGGATCGATCTGTTCTCCGCCGAGGACATCCCCGCGTCTGCGCCCGGGTGGCCGCGCGAGCACTCCTCGGTGTTCAAGTGCCGTCAACGCGGCGAGGACGTAGTGGGCATGGGGATCGCCGAGGTCGCGACGCACTACTCGCGCATCGCCGCCGAGTTCGACAGCCCGCCGGTGGTGGTCGGTCACTCGCACGGTGGCCTCGTCGCCGAGTACCTGCTCGCACGCGGGCTCGCGTCAGCCGCCGTCGCCATCGACCCGGCCCGACTGAGCGAAGAACTGCCACAACCCATCTCGCAGCTGATCGCGGAGTACCCCGCCATGGCGAACCCGGCCAACCGCGGCCGCGAGGTGAACCTGAACAACCGCCAGTTCCGGTCGGTGTTCGGCAATGCGATCGGCGAGGACGAGTCGGACAGCCTGTACGAACGCTGGACGATCCCTGCCTCCGGAGCGCTGCTGTTCGAGACCGATTTCGCGGGCAGCGAGCCGCCCGCGGCCGACGACCCGGCCCGCGGCCCACTGCTCCTCGTCTCCAGCGGCCGGGGTCAGGACGCCGACGACGCCGCGCCCACGTCCAGCTTCGAGTCGTACCGTCACGCCGACGCGGTCACCGAGCGCCGCGTCTTCGCCGACCGTGGGCACTCACTGGTCATCGACAACGGCTGGTCCGACGTCGCGAAGTCCGTTCTCGAATGGGTCACCGCACGGAGCGACCGCGGATGACCGAGGAGCAGCGCCGCAGCATCGGACGCAACGACGGCCCGCTCGAGAGCGAACTCGAGGACAGCTTCGAGGCAATCGTCACCGAGGGGGCCGAGCGGCTACACCGCACCGTCCGGACGGTGATCATCACCGGCCTTTTCGGCGGCATCGAGGTCGCCCTGGGCATCATGGCGATGTTGGCCGTGCTGCACGAGACGGGCAACCACCTGCTCGCCGGACTGGCGTTCAGCATCGGGCTCATCGCGATCTTCCTGGCGCACAGCGAGTTGTTCACCGAGGATTTCCTGATGCCCGTCGCGGCGGTGGTGTCTCGAGACGGGTCCGTCGCCCAGCTGGCCAAGCTGTGGATCGGGACGCTCGCGGCCAACCTCGTCGGCGGGTGGGCGATCATGTGGATCATCACGCGGGCGTTTCCCGAATGGTCCGACGTGCTGAGCGAATCCGCACACCATTTCGTCGACGCGCCGCTCGCGCTGCAGTCGATCTGCCTCGCCGTGCTCGGCGGGGCCACGATGACCCTGTTGACCCGCATGCAACAGGGGACGCAGTCCGACGTGGCGAAGATCGTCGCGGCGGTCGGCGCCGCATTCCTGCTCGCCGGCCTGCAGCTGTTCCACTCGGTCCTGGACTCGCTGATCATCTTCGGTGCCATCCAGAGCGGCGCCTCGGTCAGCTACCTCGACTGGCTCAACTGGTTCTGGTACACCACCGCGTTCAACATCATCGGCGGTGTGGTGCTGGTGACGGCGCTGCGACTGCTCCGCACCAAGGAACTCGTGGACGAGGAACGCGAGCGCTGACGCCCGGTCGGACCGACACAGGACCCCGCCGCGATCACGTCGCGACGGGGTCCGGTGGAGCGGAGGAGATCAGCGCAGCGCGCGGCGGGCGCGAACGGCTCCGCTGAGGGTCAACGCGACCACGGCACCGACGACGGCCGAACCCAGCAGCGCGACACCGACACCCAGGTCGAAGTCCCACGCGATGAAGCTGATGCTGGTGTGCACCGTGTTCTGCAGGACGAAGACGACGAGCGCGGCGACGAGAACGGTCGCGACGGCGAGCATCAGCTTCGACGCGGCACCGAAGGTGCGGCGTCCGGAACGGTGGGTCGTGGTGTCGGTGGTGGCGGTGGCCATGGCGATGCCTTCTCTCTCAGAGGTGGTGAAAGTGGGTGGTTCAGGGCGGGGCGAGGGCGGGTGGCCGAATCGCGGCCCTGCGGGTCGCCGCCGGATGGGCGGCGACCCGACGAGCATGTGTCGAACGGCAGATCAAGGGGCTGATCAGCTCAGCTTGTCCTTGATGTTCTCGCCGACCTTCTTGGCGCCGGAGACGCCCTGGTCCTTCTTGCCCTCGGCCTCGAGATCCTTGTTGTCGGTCACGTCACCGACGACCTCCTTGGCCTTGCCGATCGCGTCTTCTGCAGCGTTCTTGGCCTTGTCGACGATTCCCATGGTGATTCCTTCCTCAGGTCCCGCGACCGGAGTGCCGCGGTTACATGAGATGAGTCGGCGGCCGACGGAGTTCTGCACTCGAGATCCCACGTGACACCGATCACGAAGACGCGCTCGCTATCGGTGGATCGGGCCGTCGAGGGTCGACAAAGGTTGCGCCGAGGCGCCGGAGCGCTCCGCGATGATCTGAGCCACGATCGACACGGCCGTCTCCTCGGGCGTGTGGGCGTCGAGGTCGAGACCCATCGGGCTGTGCAGACGAGCCAGGTCCTCGGTGGCCACACCGGCGTCGATGAGTCGCGACCACCGGTCGGCGTGGGTTCGACGGGATCCCATCGCCCCGACGAACGCGAACCGGTCGATCGTCAACGCCGCTTGAATGGTCGGGACGTCGAACTTGTCGTCGTGGGTCATCACGGCGACCACCGTCCGTGCGTCGAGGCGTCCGGCCGCGTGCTCGGCGCGCAGGTACCGGTCCGGCCAGTCCACCACGACGTCGACACCCGGAAAACGCTGCGGCGATGCGAAAGTGGCGCGGGCATCGACAACGGCTACGTCGTAGCCGAGCGACCGGGCGGTGTCGCCCAGTGCCCGGACGAAGTCGTTGGCGCCGGCCAGGATCATGCGCGGCGCGACCGCGAAGGACTGCACGAAGACCGTCGGACGGCACCCGGCCGCCTCCTCGCCACCGTTGATGTCGCTGCCGCCGACCAACCCGCTGCGACCGACCGCGAGCATCGCACGGGAATCGCGGTCGACGCGGTTCCACAGCGGATCCGGTTCGCCGGTGTCGCCTGCGCACAGCACCGTCCGGCTCGTGGGCACTGCGATGGTGGTCACGAGGGCGCACGGCGTCCGCGCCGCGATCCGATCGCGCAGGTCGACGAGGACGGCAGGATCATCGACCCGCTCGACGAGCACCTCGATCTCGCCGCCACAGGTCAGACCGACCGCCAACGGGTCGATGTCGGATCCGCCGAAGCGCTCGAACGATGGTTCGCCAGTGGCGATCACGTCGGCGGCGACCGCGATCACCGCCGCCTCGACACACCCGGACGAAAGCGATCCGATCACGTCTCCAGCAGCGGTGACCATGAGCGCGGAACCCACCGTGCGCGGGGACGATCCGGTGACACCGACGATCCGCGCGAGTGCCACCGGCGATCGGGTGGACTCGACGACCAGGGCGTCGAGGATGTCGAGCATCCAAAGAGATTATCGTGTTCAGCGACAGTGTGATCGGACTCGTGGAGCCTCCTGTCGGGATTGAACCGACGACCTTTCGCTTACAAGGCGAGTGCTCTACCGCTGAGCTAAGGAGGCGTGTGTCTCGTGCGTGAGTATATCGGCCGGATGTTGCGCCCATTGGCGGGCTCCAAGCGGGCCACGATCGACACGATCGAGCCGTACACATCGCCGCTGTCGCCTCGGCAGCCGGTCGATCTCACCGACGACGGCGCGGTCACCGAGGTCCTCGACCTCGCCATCAAGGTCGGGTCGGTGCTGCTCGACTCAGGCACCGGCGCGATCGACACCTCGACTCAGATCCGGTTCGTGGCCGGAATGTTCGGCGTTGAGCGCTGCGACGTCGACGTGACCTACAATACGATCATGGCCAGCGCCCGGCGCGGATCGGCGATGCCGCCGGTGACCGCGATGCGCACGGTGCACTACCGATCACTCGACTTCACCCGCCTGGCGCAGGTCGACCGACTCATCCGCAAGATCCGCAGCCTCGCCGTCACACCGGCCGAGGCCCACATCGTGATCGACGAGATCATCTCCGCGCCGCACCCGTACCCACGATGGCTCGCGACACTCGCGTGGTCGTCGATGGCGGCAGCGCTGTCGGTCACGCTGGGCGGCAACTGGCTTGTCGCTCTGGTGTCGTTCCTGACAACCGCGGTCATCTACCGACTCAACCAGGCACTCAACCGTCTCGGCACGCCGGTGTTCTTCCAACAGATCGCGGGCGGTTTCGTCGCGGTGATCCCGGCGGCGGTCGTCTACCAGTATCAGGAGGCGCTCGGTGTCGGCATATCCCCGACGCTGGTCATCGCCGCGGGCGTGATCGTGCTGCTGTCCGGGCTGTCACTGGTCGGCTCGGTTCAGGACGCGATCACCGGCGCCCCCATCACCGGTGTCGCCCGGTTCTTCGAGTTGCTGATCCTGACCGGCGGGATCATCGCCGGCGTCACCGTCGCGATCCAGCTGCTGGAGAGCACCGGCATCTACCTGCCGACGATCACCAGCACCACGCAGCTGGGCCTCATCGATGCCCCCGCCCAGATCATCGGTGGCGGTGTCGCGGCCGGTTCGTATGCGCTGGCCAGCTACGCGGAGAACCGCGCGCTTCCGGTGGCGTTCATGGGCGGGTTCATCGGTGCGGCGGTGTCGGCCGGTGCCGCCCTCGCCGAGGTCGGCGCGGTGATCGGAGGTGGCATGGCCGCGTTGACGGTCGGCTTCGTCGGTGGTCTCCTGGCCCGCCGCGCGCTCACCCCGCCGCTGGTCGTCGCGGTCGCGGGCATCACCCCCCTGCTGCCCGGTCTGGCCGTCTACCGCGGTCTGTACGGCGTGCTCAACGAACAGACGCTCGACGGTTTCACCGCCCTGGCGTCCGCTCTGGGCATCGGCGCCGCCCTGGCCGCAGGGGTGACCCTCGGCGAGTTCATCGCCCGCACCCTGCGGCGTCCGCGGATCACGACGCGACCCACCCGCGCCCTGCTCACCGCGCGGTCGGCACTGCGGCCGAAACGGTTCACCCGACCCGACACCGAACCGCAGCCGGTCAGCGATCCGCTGCTCAGTGCCATCACCGAGCCGCTCCGGGCACAACCCGATTCGACGAACCGGGTAAAGTAGAGGTCATGCCAGCGAAGACCACGGACAAGACCGACATTCCCGACGAAGAACTGGCGACGGTCGCAGACGAGACAGCCCGTGCCGCGCGCCGCGTGGTGGCCGCGTTCGCCACCGACGCCGACGAGTGCCGGATGCTGCTGGCCATGCTCGGGATCGCACCCACCGACGAAGCCTGAGCGTGAGCTCGACCGGTACCGACCTCCAGATCGACCCCGATGAGTTGCACACGGCGGATTTCGTGGTGGTCGCCAACCGTCTCCCGGTCGACAAGGAAACACTCCCCGACGGTTCGATCCGCTGGAAGCGGAGTCCCGGCGGTCTCGTCACCGCCCTCGAGCCCATCCTGCGGTCA contains:
- a CDS encoding winged helix DNA-binding domain-containing protein; this encodes MLRRHLLTDADRADDALEVARAVVALHATCPPTVFMSVWARTTGFVPDDLQALLYESRSLVKQLAMRRTVFVVDRATLADAVSAVGPRVAASERTNMLRDLRRSPDFDDPEGWIDTARSAVVAELSDGTLASSSELRKRLPQLDGVIVAGPLDTWGGSSPMGPRVLNMMSAAGDIVRGPNTAGWHVSRPRWSSMSRWLGTELVLADPEAGHRAMVERWLRSFGPGTETDIVWWLGSTKKAVRTALAQLDAVEVDIEVDTDRFEPGYLLPDDLEPVEPVPPTGAVLPELDPTTMGWKERGWYLGAHGAEMFDRNGNGGQSIWWDGRIVGGWFFRPDGSIGLHPLEKLPRAATKDLSARADALADWLGEVRPKPGYPAPFMAEHRLVMNEKK
- a CDS encoding RidA family protein, with product MSQLRLNGSETLYDGGFTYSATALPGSIIFTAGAAPTEADGSTFGPGDVQAQARQCMLNLTTILSEAGASLSDVAKVTVYVAEGLQADLSVAWDAVVEAFGAHKPAGTLIGVTVLAHDGQLVEIEAIAAIPQS
- a CDS encoding alpha/beta fold hydrolase, which encodes MAASTPVIFVHGLWLHSSTWKPWIDLFSAEDIPASAPGWPREHSSVFKCRQRGEDVVGMGIAEVATHYSRIAAEFDSPPVVVGHSHGGLVAEYLLARGLASAAVAIDPARLSEELPQPISQLIAEYPAMANPANRGREVNLNNRQFRSVFGNAIGEDESDSLYERWTIPASGALLFETDFAGSEPPAADDPARGPLLLVSSGRGQDADDAAPTSSFESYRHADAVTERRVFADRGHSLVIDNGWSDVAKSVLEWVTARSDRG
- a CDS encoding formate/nitrite transporter family protein, with amino-acid sequence MTEEQRRSIGRNDGPLESELEDSFEAIVTEGAERLHRTVRTVIITGLFGGIEVALGIMAMLAVLHETGNHLLAGLAFSIGLIAIFLAHSELFTEDFLMPVAAVVSRDGSVAQLAKLWIGTLAANLVGGWAIMWIITRAFPEWSDVLSESAHHFVDAPLALQSICLAVLGGATMTLLTRMQQGTQSDVAKIVAAVGAAFLLAGLQLFHSVLDSLIIFGAIQSGASVSYLDWLNWFWYTTAFNIIGGVVLVTALRLLRTKELVDEERER
- a CDS encoding LapA family protein; the encoded protein is MATATTDTTTHRSGRRTFGAASKLMLAVATVLVAALVVFVLQNTVHTSISFIAWDFDLGVGVALLGSAVVGAVVALTLSGAVRARRALR
- a CDS encoding CsbD family protein, which translates into the protein MGIVDKAKNAAEDAIGKAKEVVGDVTDNKDLEAEGKKDQGVSGAKKVGENIKDKLS
- a CDS encoding XdhC family protein, which gives rise to MLDILDALVVESTRSPVALARIVGVTGSSPRTVGSALMVTAAGDVIGSLSSGCVEAAVIAVAADVIATGEPSFERFGGSDIDPLAVGLTCGGEIEVLVERVDDPAVLVDLRDRIAARTPCALVTTIAVPTSRTVLCAGDTGEPDPLWNRVDRDSRAMLAVGRSGLVGGSDINGGEEAAGCRPTVFVQSFAVAPRMILAGANDFVRALGDTARSLGYDVAVVDARATFASPQRFPGVDVVVDWPDRYLRAEHAAGRLDARTVVAVMTHDDKFDVPTIQAALTIDRFAFVGAMGSRRTHADRWSRLIDAGVATEDLARLHSPMGLDLDAHTPEETAVSIVAQIIAERSGASAQPLSTLDGPIHR
- a CDS encoding threonine/serine ThrE exporter family protein produces the protein MREYIGRMLRPLAGSKRATIDTIEPYTSPLSPRQPVDLTDDGAVTEVLDLAIKVGSVLLDSGTGAIDTSTQIRFVAGMFGVERCDVDVTYNTIMASARRGSAMPPVTAMRTVHYRSLDFTRLAQVDRLIRKIRSLAVTPAEAHIVIDEIISAPHPYPRWLATLAWSSMAAALSVTLGGNWLVALVSFLTTAVIYRLNQALNRLGTPVFFQQIAGGFVAVIPAAVVYQYQEALGVGISPTLVIAAGVIVLLSGLSLVGSVQDAITGAPITGVARFFELLILTGGIIAGVTVAIQLLESTGIYLPTITSTTQLGLIDAPAQIIGGGVAAGSYALASYAENRALPVAFMGGFIGAAVSAGAALAEVGAVIGGGMAALTVGFVGGLLARRALTPPLVVAVAGITPLLPGLAVYRGLYGVLNEQTLDGFTALASALGIGAALAAGVTLGEFIARTLRRPRITTRPTRALLTARSALRPKRFTRPDTEPQPVSDPLLSAITEPLRAQPDSTNRVK